In Mytilus galloprovincialis chromosome 1, xbMytGall1.hap1.1, whole genome shotgun sequence, the following are encoded in one genomic region:
- the LOC143078928 gene encoding EF-hand calcium-binding domain-containing protein 10-like, producing the protein MSTEGSENTWQGRDADAKEYLNDHKIVELFNNLTSQLIFHRPDEPKKHMIEILEKLQKSRATKLDFPCLFDDTNIQSIYGMLDPTGRGFITLQQYKEALTTLGIKDFPEVPEGTEDEKITFDIFLREARLGLTKVSSTFQS; encoded by the exons ATGTCTACCGAAGGGTCAGAAAATACATGGCAAGGCAGAGATGCCGATGCAAAAGAATACTTAAACGATCATAAGATTGTAGAATTGTTCAATAATTTGACATCACAATTGATTTTTCATAGACCAg ATGAGCCCAAAAAACACATGATTgaaattttagaaaagttacagAAATCTCGAGCTACAAAACTAGATTTTCCATGTCTGTTTGATGATACAAATATACAGTCTATTTATGGAATGTTGGATCCTACAGGACGTGGCTTTATTACACTCCAGCAATACAAGGAAG CTTTAACAACATTAGGTATAAAAGACTTTCCAGAAGTTCCAGAGGGTACAGAAGATGAAAAaattacatttgatatttttttaagagaAGC ACGACTTGGACTAACTAAAGTATCATCAACATTCCAATCATAG